In one Triplophysa rosa linkage group LG13, Trosa_1v2, whole genome shotgun sequence genomic region, the following are encoded:
- the nsd1a gene encoding histone-lysine N-methyltransferase, H3 lysine-36 specific isoform X2, protein MNQSYKVTGKDGSECSGDPQETKALDSRISSCGHQSTKRQGDQGSAMHFLNSGYKLSASPFSYAQRESTPNYSPLRRLQDLTTMVNHVDVSLPDGRNKLHVHNPIGSSEFGIGLYHTSSSQGNADRTTIQDLDKNGFSPVSSDSLEHFPSISNGFLHFESTLFDSGDSKDEDERGDKVAVFKDTPTKFQKRDLAVTKALRSQKLDLSTNKHGSCNPVAKNMVRAEPSASPSHLPVEVMMEDFDSMDDYSDSDCDLPSTANSASLFNSGLCKRSNSPSDSHSNPSNSPKKRPLPSVKYSFGEVVWAKFNRRPWWPCQVTNDPQIEVHTKMKDPSRRPCRLYFIKMFGEIVDQAWVPAKATFPFEGGHQFEKLPVLRRRGRQKDKDYKYTVPKRLMPSWKASVLEAEAALSKQLNSDPPLTLVRDVHSPVSEDKAPKSPTCPASTTLSTSSSTSLCNGLDPSVKSIAKPSTANKKKCSNKKNNSVIKTPVKSNSSSFSKLLSNASDGYKNTKCKSDPVDSPYSDIDSVPRILCPKRSEELPQKEVAQESSTKPKKDQPSKKIKKACSEKPVKKTESGSKCTTNIKLKKSTPKDKTLKVTNSRQKESSSSGSDGSFAMHSFYLPASSGLMSRALAASEEPEDIEHLNQEPEEPKSRSPCAGCNRFDSHSKCTSPNDRLESSKQKWQLKTETGEDSTDESLSHTPPNPTLIKFTRIRSEKNGIHNGPQLKNENMFSDASSLSAPSPSISPMDAFQDMKELSFRSLVKEESNSGEPSLRADSNYKFSTFLMLLKDLHDSREIEGKPLTLPPTSPSSLIRDEPSLIPTGEDATAKLLCEKEWKTIGDQNGRQVKTSTPISSKQNKSKPKSEKKEAPKLEDGNSLVSQIKKHNTSGGLDAHKKVLPQLGGLSNSHLDAVQDVCGKGMISKVAPKKRWQTLCSIGNSLKPKSDTVGLNQDVMQVSAELNGVFKESQETPHLDIPDKKDSSENKRLRKPSKRLIESSEEYEQVFTTKKKMKPFKESCKTGPWITNTAQPPSEQMDAVDAFSSPPENPPEKSTPEELNPSDSHVPTSTSCGDASLDRESSEKKPDKTSSERRRPRKPIHRILDWTFEGESAKIPKKRENKQQGDTQEDTVVKELQEVPEPMTSSPAAVSLAQSEAETSSPVQNDTPNVCQIQLDEEQFSPSKPQTKEPHTNGEDSLIAEVFGAGLNDSAFSSRDSLLGDLGLSTSKKSGERGGGASLKENVCQVCEKTGELLLCEGQCCGAFHLQCIGLTETPKGRFICHECKKGVHTCFVCKKPDKEVRRCMIPVCGKFYHMDCIMKHSPTVAQNRGFRCSLHVCLACYITNPANPGISKGRLTRCVRCPVAYHANDYCMAAGSVPLANNSFLCPNHFTPRKGCKNHEHINVSWCFVCSEGGSLLCCESCPAAFHRECLNIDMPQGSWFCNDCRAGKKPHYKDVLWVKVGRYRWWPAEVTQPKSVPENIYRMRHEVGEFPVHFFGSKDYVWTYQARCFPYMEGDANNKEKMGKGADAIYKKALNEAADRFRELLAEKEMRQLQEDRKNDKKPPPYKHIKVNRPIGKVQIITADLSEIPRCNCKATDESPCGIDSECINRMLMYECHPQVCPAGERCQNQCFNKRQYTEVEIFRTLSRGWGLRSVSDIKKGAFVSEYVGEVIDEEECRARIKHAQENDICNFYMLTLDKDRIIDAGPKGNQARFMNHCCQPNCETQKWTVNGDTRVGLFALEDIPTGVELTFNYNLECLGNGKTVCKCGAPNCSGFLGVRPKNQPPSDDKNRKLKKKVAIKRKSQLEVTKEREDECFYCGDGGQIVSCKKPGCPKVYHADCLNLSKRPAGRWECPWHQCNECGREAASFCEMCPNSYCKQHREGMLFISKLDGKLSCSEHDPCGPDPLEPGEIREYMPGTPILHTPPNRAGAGLSAVRIPQPALPPAAPLFIPAPNRPVFKAQSEPYTDSVEMDSVVLPSSSPCKDIKEEDVSDEGEVVEGVIGDEGDDGDDEGLEVVDDDEEDMDYGTLGFEDDDEDEEEVDWGDECVDEDFEDQEDLGEVEGDDQETSWDEVIEGEK, encoded by the exons ATGAATCAGTCATACAAAGTGACTGGCAAGGATGGCTCAGAGTGTAGTGGCGATCCGCAGGAGACCAAGGCACTTGATAGCCGCATCAGCTCCTGTGGACACCAGAGCACAAAACGACAGGGGGACCAGGGGTCTGCCATGCATTTCTTAAACTCGGGCTACAAACTCTCCGCATCCCCGTTTTCGTACGCCCAAAGAGAGTCCACCCCCAACTACAGTCCGCTGAGAAGACTTCAGGACCTGACCACTATGGTGAACCACGTAGACGTGAGTTTGCCGGACGGGCGGAATAAATTGCACGTTCACAATCCCATTGGAAGTAGTGAGTTCGGAATAGGTCTCTACCACACCTCCAGTTCGCAAGGAAACGCTGACAGGACAACCATTCAGGATCTGGACAAGAACGGGTTCTCTCCCGTAAGCTCGGATAGCTTGGAACACTTTCCGTCCATCTCAAATGGATTTTTGCATTTTGAGTCGACGCTGTTTGACAGCGGGGATAGTAAAGATGAGGATGAGAGGGGAGATAAAGTGGCGGTGTTTAAAGATACACCAACCAAGTTCCAGAAACGAGATCTGGCCGTTACGAAAGCCCTCAGAAGCCAGAAACTGGACCTAAGTACAAACAAACATGGAAGTTGTAACCCTGTTGCTAAAAATATGGTGCGGGCCGAGCCTTCGGCCAGTCCCTCACATTTGCCTGTTGAGGTCATGATGGAGGATTTTGACAGTATGGATGACTATTCAGACAGCGATTGTGATTTGCCCAGTACTGCCAACAGTGCTTCACTATTCAACTCTGGCCTCTGTAAAAGATCAAATTCACCCAGTGACTCCCATTCAAATCCT TCCAACAGCCCAAAGAAGAGGCCACTTCCAAGTGTAAAGTACTCTTTTGGAGAGGTCGTGTGGGCCAAATTCAACCGCAGACCCTGGTGGCCCTGTCAAGTAACAAATGATCCACAGATTGAGGTCCACACCAAAATGAAAG ATCCCAGTCGTCGGCCGTGTCGCCTTTATTTTATCAAAATGTTTGGGGAGATAGTAGACCAAGCATGGGTCCCAGCAAAAGCCACGTTTCCTTTTGAAGGAGGTCATCAGTTTGAAAAACTGCCGGTGTTGAGACGGAGAGGAAGACAGAAGGATAAAGATTACAAATACACG GTTCCTAAGCGTCTCATGCCATCATGGAAAGCTAGCGTCTTGGAGGCAGAAGCAGCGCTGTCCAAACAGTTAAACAGTGATCCGCCGTTGACCTTGGTTCGAGATGTACACTCACCTGTTTCAGAAGACAAGGCACCAAAAAGCCCTACTTGCCCAGCGTCTACTACACTATCCACATCATCAAGCACATCTTTGTGTAATGGATTAGATCCATCCGTTAAAAGCATAGCCAAACCTAGCACTGCAAACAAAAAGAAGTgttcaaataagaaaaacaactcGGTCATAAAAACTCCAGTGAAATCGAACAGCAGCTCTTTCTCGAAGTTATTGTCAAATGCTTCGGACggctacaaaaacacaaagtgcAAATCAGACCCTGTGGATAGCCCGTATTCAGATATTGACTCCGTTCCGAGGATTCTTTGCCCCAAACGTTCAGAGGAATTGCCCCAAAAAGAGGTGGCACAAGAATCGAGCACTAAACCCAAGAAAGACCAGCCCAGTAAGAAGATTAAAAAAGCTTGCTCGGAAAAGCCGGTTAAGAAGACAGAGTCTGGTTCGAAATGCACAACGAACATTAAGCTGAAAAAGTCAACGCCCAAAGACAAAACACTTAAGGTTACAAACTCCAGACAGAAGGAAAGCAGTTCTTCCGGGTCAGATGGATCTTTCGCCATGCACTCTTTCTATTTGCCCGCCAGCAGTGGTTTAATGTCAAGAGCGCTTGCGGCCAGCGAAGAACCCGAGGACATTGAACACTTAAATCAGGAGCCTGAAGAGCCGAAATCTCGCTCGCCGTGTGCTGGATGCAACCGCTTCGATTCTCATAGTAAGTGTACGTCACCCAATGATCGATTAGAGTCCTCAAAGCAAAAATGGCAGTTAAAAACCGAGACAGGTGAAGATTCCACTGATGAATCGTTGTCCCACACACCCCCAAACCCAACACTGATCAAATTTACCAGAATCCGCTCAGAGAAAAATGGCATTCACAATGGACCCCAGCTTAAAAACGAGAACATGTTCTCGGACGCATCGTCTTTGTCTGCCCCGTCTCCCTCCATCTCCCCCATGGATGCCTTCCAAGACATGAAGGAGCTTTCTTTCAGGTCTCTAGTCAAAGAGGAAAGCAACTCAGGAGAGCCTTCGCTCCGTGCAGACTCGAATTATAAATTCAGCACTTTCCTAATGCTGCTGAAGGACCTGCATGACAGCCGTGAGATCGAAGGGAAACCTTTGACGCTCCCCCCAACTTCTCCATCCTCTCTCATTAGGGATGAACCCTCTCTCATCCCCACCGGTGAAGACGCAACGGCTAAGTTACTTTGCGAAAAGGAATGGAAGACTATTGGGGATCAGAACGGTCGGCAGGTGAAGACGTCAACGCCAATCAGCTCCAAACAAAACAAGTCCAAGCCGAAATCTGAGAAAAAAGAGGCTCCGAAACTGGAGGATGGGAACAGTTTAGTCTCgcaaataaaaaagcacaacaCGTCAGGAGGTCTTGATGCACACAAGAAGGTGTTGCCACAGTTAGGAGGACTCTCTAACTCTCATCTCGATGCTGTTCAAGATGTATGTGGCAAGGGCATGATATCTAAAGTCGCGCCCAAGAAACGATGGCAAACGTTGTGCAGCATTGGGAACAGCCTGAAGCCAAAAAGCGATACGGTCGGTTTGAATCAAGATGTAATGCAGGTGTCCGCAGAGCTCAATGGAGTCTTCAAAGAAAGTCAGGAAACTCCACATTTAGACATCCCAGATAAAAAAGATAGTTCAG aaaacaaaagacttcgaAAACCAAGTAAGAGATTGATCGAATCCAGTGAAGAATATGAACAGGTATTTACTacgaagaaaaaaatgaagccCTTCAAAGAATCCTGTAAAACA GGCCCCTGGATCACTAACACGGCACAGCCACCATCAGAACAGATGGATGCAGTTGATGCTTTCAGCTCACCACCCGAAAACCCACCAGAGAAGTCCACACCAGAAGAGCTAAACCCATCAGATAGTCATGTCCCAACTTCAACATCCTGTGGAGACGCCTCACTAGACAGAGAATCAAGCGAGAAGAAGCCTGATAAGA CATCCTCTGAACGAAGGAGACCACGTAAGCCTATACATAGGATTCTGGACTGGACTTTTGAGGGGGAGTCTGCAAAAATCCCAAAGAAAAGG GAGAATAAACAACAAGGTGACACCCAAGAGGACACGGTTGTCAAAGAATTGCAG gaaGTGCCTGAACCAATGACATCAAGCCCAGCTGCTGTATCAC TGGCACAAAGTGAAGCTGAAACATCGTCTCCAGTTCAGAACGACACCCCCAATGTCTGTCAGATCCAGCTGGATGAGGAACAGTTCAGCCCATCAAAGCCCCAAACAAAAGAGCCTCACACCAACGGCGAGGACAGCCTGATCGCTGAA gtttttgGTGCGGGACTCAATGACAGTGCTTTTTCAAGCAGAGATTCTTTATTGGGTGATTTGGGACTCTCAACCAGTAAAAAGTCAGGGGAAAGGGGCGGTGGTGCGTCATTGAAGGAGAATGTTTGCCAG GTATGTGAGAAGACTGGTGAGCTGCTCCTCTGTGAGGGGCAGTGCTGTGGTGCCTTCCACCTGCAGTGCATTGGCCTCACTGAGACACCTAAAGGGCGCTTTATCTGCCACGAGTGCAAGAAGG GTGTGCACACGTGTTTTGTGTGTAAAAAGCCTGATAAGGAGGTGCGGAGGTGTATGATCCCCGTGTGTGGGAAGTTTTACCACATGGATTGCATTATGAAACATTCCCCCACCGTCGCTCAGAACCGCGGCTTCCGCTGTTCCCTACACGTCTGTCTCGCCTGCTACATCACCAACCCCGCCAACCCTGGAATCTCAAAAG GCCGTTTAACCCGCTGCGTTCGGTGCCCTGTGGCCTACCATGCCAATGACTACTGTATGGCTGCCGGCAGCGTCCCATTGGCCAATAACAGCTTCCTGTGTCCCAACCACTTCACTCCACGCAAAGGGTGCAAAAACCATGAGCACATTAATGTCAGCTggtgttttgtgtgttctgaAG GAGGAAGTCTGCTCTGCTGTGAATCCTGTCCTGCTGCTTTCCACCGTGAATGTCTGAATATCGACATGCCTCAAGGAAGCTGGTTTTGTAACGACTGTCGGGCCGGAAAGAAACCCCACTACAAAGATGTTCTGTGGGTGAAAGTGGGACGCTACAG GTGGTGGCCCGCTGAAGTGACTCAACCGAAAAGCGTCCCTGAGAACATCTACCGCATGAGGCACGAGGTGGGCGAGTTTCCTGTGCACTTCTTTGGCTCCAAAGACTACGTGTGGACGTACCAGGCCCGATGCTTCCCCTATATGGAGGGCGACGCCaacaataaagagaaaatgGGAAAGGGTGCAGATGCCATCTATAAAAAAG CTTTAAATGAAGCAGCCGATAGATTCAGGGAACTTCTGGCAGAAAAGGAGATGAGACAACTCCAAGAAGACAGAAAGAACGACAAAAAACCTCCTCCGTACAAACACATCAAG GTGAACCGGCCTATTGGGAAAGTACAGATTATCACAGCCGATCTGTCCGAGATACCTCGGTGCAACTGCAAGGCCACGGATGAGAGTCCGTGCGGCATTGACTCGGAGTGTATTAATCGCATGCTGATGTACGAGTGTCATCCTCAAGTGTGTCCAGCAGGGGAACGCTGTCAGAACCAGTGCTTCAACAAACGCCAGTACACTGAGGTGGAGATATTCAGGACGCTGTCACGTGGGTGGGGCTTACGCAGTGTGTCGGACATCAAAAAG gGAGCATTTGTGAGCGAATATGTCGGTGAGGTGATCGATGAAGAGGAGTGTCGTGCCAGAATCAAACACGCGCAGGAAAATGACATTTGCAACTTCTACATGCTCACACTGGATAAG GATCGCATCATCGATGCCGGGCCGAAGGGAAACCAAGCGCGTTTTATGAACCACTGCTGCCAGCCGAACTGCGAGACGCAAAAGTGGACGGTCAATGGAGACACTAGAGTCGGGCTGTTTGCCTTAGAGGACATCCCCACAG GTGTGGAGCTTACTTTTAACTATAACTTGGAGTGTCTGGGAAACGGGAAGACTGTTTGTAAATGCGGAGCCCCTAACTGTAGTGGATTCCTTGGTGTAAGACCAAAG AATCAGCCTCCATCTGATGATAAGAACCGAAAACTGAAGAAGAAGGTTGCAATAAAGCGGAAGAGTCAGTTGGAGGTCACCAAGGAAAGAGAAGATGAATGTTTCTACTGTGGAGATGGAGGGCAGATTGTGTCTTGTAAGAAGCCCGGCTGTCCCAAGGTTTACCATGCTGACTGTCTGAATCTGTCCAAGAGACCTGCAG gTCGCTGGGAGTGTCCGTGGCATCAGTGTAACGAGTGCGGAAGAGAGGCGGCGTCCTTCTGCGAGATGTGTCCCAACTCCTACTGTAAACAGCATCGTGAGGGAATGCTTTTCATCTCCAAACTAGATGGCAAACTGTCCTGTAGTGAACATGACCCGTGTGGCCCCGATCCTCTGGAGCCTGGGGAGATTCGAGAATACATGCCCGGCACTCCCATCCTACACACGCCTCCCAACAGGGCCGGTGCGGGCCTCTCCGCAGTCAGGATTCCCCAACCCGCCCTTCCGCCTGCAGCTCCCCTATTCATCCCCGCCCCGAACAGACCCGTATTCAAAGCCCAAAGCGAACCATACACCGACAGTGTCGAGATGGACAGTGTAGTTTTGCCATCCTCGTCCCCTTGTAAAGACATCAAGGAGGAAGATGTCAGCGATGAGGGGGAGGTGGTGGAAGGGGTCATAGGAGACGAGGGAGACGACGGAGATGACGAAGGCCTTGAGGTGGTAGATGACGATGAGGAAGATATGGACTATGGCACGTTGGGGTTtgaggatgatgatgaagacGAAGAGGAGGTGGACTGGGGAGATGAATGCGTAGACGAGGACTTTGAAGATCAAGAAGACTTAGGAGAAGTGGAGGGGGACGACCAGGAAACATCATGGGACGAGGTCATCGAAGGAGAAAAGTGA